The Streptomyces sp. NBC_00597 DNA segment CCGCTTCGAGGGCGTCAAGGACCGCACCGGCGCCGAGGCGCTGCGCAACACCCTGCTCATCGCCGAGGTGGACCCCTCCGAGCTGCCGGAGGAGGAGGACGAGTACTACGACCACCAGCTGATGGACCTGGACGTGGTACTGGAGGACGGCACCGAGATCGGCCGGATCACCGAGATCTCCCACCTCCCCTCGCAGGATCTCTTCATCGTCGAGCGTCCCGACGGCACCGAGGTGATGATCCCCTTCGTGGAGGAGATCGTCGCCGAGATCGACCTGGAGGAGCAGCGCTGCGTCATCACGCCGCCGCCCGGGCTGATCGACGACCGCGCGGAGATCGTCTCGACGCGCGACAACGGGGCCGAGGCCGGGGAAGAAGCCTGATGCGTCTCGACGTCGTCACGATCTTCCCCGAGTACCTGGAGCCGCTGAACGTCTCCCTCGTCGGCAAGGCGCGGGCCCGCGGGCAGCTCGACGTCCACCTCCACGACCTACGGGACTGGACGTACGACCGGCACAACACCGTCGACGACACCCCGTACGGCGGTGGCCCCGGCATGGTCATGAAGACCGAGCCGTGGGGCGAGGCGCTCGACGAGGCGCTGGCCGACGGGTACGAGGCCGGCGCGCGCGGGCCGGTCATGGTCGTCCCCACGCCCAGTGGCCGCCCGTTCACCCAGGAGCTGGCCGTCGAGCTCTCCGAACGGCCCTGGCTGATCTTCACGCCGGCCCGGTACGAGGGCATCGACCGCCGGGTCATGGACGAATACGCCACGCGGATGCCGGTGTACGAGGTCTCCATCGGCGACTACGTGCTGGCCGGCGGCGAGGCCGCCGTGCTGGTGATCACCGAGGCCGTGGCCCGGCTGCTGCCCGGAGTGCTCGGCAACGCCGAATCCCACCGGGACGACTCCTTCGCGCCCGGCGAGATGGCGAACCTGCTAGAGGGGCCGGTCTACACGAAGCCCCCCGGTTGGCGCGGCCGGGGCATTCCCGACGTGCTGCTCAGCGGGCACCACGGGAAGATCGCCCGCTGGCGCCGGGACGAGGCGTTCCGCCGCACCGCGCAGCACCGCCCCGACCTGATCGAGCGCTGCGAGGCCGCCGCCTTCGACAAGAAGGACCGCGAGATCCTGAGCATCCTGGGCTGGCGGCCGACCCCCGACGGCCGATTTTGGCGTAGGCCCCAAGCCGTGGAAGAATAGGCGGCTGCTGTGTGCTCGCGTACGCCCCTGCCACAGGGGGACAGTCGTTCGCAGAGTGGCGCAGCTCCCGAATTCTCTACGGAAACCCGCACCGGCGGCCTGTGGCGTCGTGCGAAGAAAGCAGACGAAGAACATGTCTCACCTGCTCGATGGCGTCAACGCCGCCTCGATCCGCTCCGACGTCCCGGCCTTCCGCCCGGGTGACACGATCAACGTGCACGTCCGCGTCATCGAGGGCAGCCGCTCCCGTATCCAGCAGTTCAAGGGCGTTGTCATCCGTCGCCAGGGCTCTGGCGTCTCCGAGACCTTCACGGTCCGCAAGGTCTCCTTCAGCGTCGGCGTGGAGCGCACCTTCCCGGTGAACTCCCCGATCTTCGAGAAGATCGAGCTCGTCACCCGCGGTGACGTGCGTCGCGCCAAGCTGTACTTCCTCCGTGAGCTCCGCGGCAAGGCCGCGAAGATCAAGGAGAAGCGCGACCGCTGATCTCCTCTCCGGGTCCCGGAGGCGGCCGGATAGGCTCGCCCTCGATGGACACCGAAGCAGAGCTCACACAGCGCGGCCACTCCTCCCCCGAAACCGGGGAGGGGCGGCCGCGTTTTGCGTTGCGGGGGCGCCGCGCGCTCCCAGGGTGGCGAGTCTTCCTGACCTGGCGCGGCGCCGCCGTACTCGGCGTGCTCTGCACGACCTTCCTGCTGCTGCTCAGCAATTTCGTCGTCCAGCCCTTCCTGATCCCGAGCCGGTCGATGGAGCCGACGCTCCAGGTCGGGGACCGGGTGCTGGTGAACAAGCTGGCGTACCGTTCCGGCAACCAACCCAAGCGCGGGGACGTGGTGGTCTTCGACGGCACGGGGTCCTTCGTTCCGGAACACGCCGACGGCAATCCCATCGGCGAGGCGTTGGCGGGCGCGGCCTCCGCGCTCGGGATCGGCGAGCCGTCCGAAACGGACTTCGTCAAGCGGGTCGTGGGCGTCGGAGGCGACGACGTGGTGTGCTGCGACGCCGGCGGGCGGATCAAGGTGAACGGGGTACCGGTGCAGGAGCCATATCTGTTTCCCGGCGACACGCCCTCGAAGGTGCCCTTCCGGATCGTGGTACCCGTGGGCACCCTGTGGGTCATGGGCGATCATCGTTCCCAGTCCCGGGACTCCCGGGACCACCTGGGAGAACCGGGCGGGGGGATGGTGCCGGTGGACAAGGTGATCGGGCGGGCCGACTGGATCGGCTGGCCGGCGTCGCGCTGGGGCTCCCATGGGTAGCCGGGGCCGCCCGAGAGGCGGCCGGGCCCCCGAACCGGAGCCGGACCCGGAGCCGAGGCGCGCGCCCCGGCCCGCGCCCCGGCCCGCGCGCGCGCCCGAATTCTGGCGTGCGCCCGAGACTCCGGGAGGCCCCCAGCCCTGGCGGGAGCCCGAGCCCACTGCGGCCCCCGAGCCTGCCGCCCGGCCCGAGCCCACTGAGGTTTTTGAGCCCACCGCGGTCCCCGAGCGGCCGGTGCGGGAGCCCGGGTCGCGGCGTGGCACCAAGGCGCAGCCCGTCGCGGCGGAGGGCGGCGGCCGGGCCGAACGACGCCGACTGGCCCGCCGGGTCAAGCGGCGCAGGCGCACCCGCCGCGTGGGCGAGGTACCGCTGCTGATCGTCGTGGCGCTGTGCATCGCGCTCGTCCTCAAGACCTTCCTCGTCCAGGCGTTCTTCATCCCGTCCGGATCCATGGAGCAGACGATCCAGATCGGCGACAGGGTGCTGGTCGACAAGCTGACCCCGTGGTTCGGCTCCAAGGTCGAGCGCGGCGACGTGGTCGTGTTCAAGGACCCCGGCGGCTGGCTCAAGGGCGAGGCCGCACGCCCCGCCGCCGACCCCGTCGGCGTGAAGCAGATCAAGGAGACGCTGACCTTCATCGGTCTGCTGCCCTCCGCCGACGAACAGGACCTGATCAAGCGGGTCATCGGCGTCGGCGGCGACACCGTCGCGTGCTGCGACGCCAAGGGCCGGGTCACCGTCAACGGGACGCCGCTCGACGAGCCGTACGTGAATCCCGGGAACGCCCCCTCCGAAATCCGGTTCGAAGTGAAGGTGCCGCCCGGACGGCTCTTCGTCATGGGCGACCACCGGGCGAACTCGGCCGACTCCCGCTTCCACCTCGACGAGGCCTTCAACGGCACCATCGGCGAGGACGGAGTCGTGGGACAGGCCGTCGTCATCGCCTGGCCGTTCGACCACTGGCGCAAACTCGAACAGCCCGCGACCTTCCGCACGGTGCCCGATCCTGCACGTGGTGGGCGACGCGGCCGCCGCAGGCGCCGTCACGGCCCGCCGTTCGCATAGTGTGTCCTCGGTCTCCCGCGCCCTAGGGAACTCCCGCTCGTTAAGGGAGGGGAGGGCCCGCGCCTGATTCCGGCCGGGCGGCGATCTGCGAGTGAGGAGTGGATGTGGGGGATGTGGCGGTAGGCGCGCGATCCGGACGCGACGAAGGCGAGGAGCGGCCGGACGATGCCGAGCGCGAGGCCGAGGACGGTGGTGCCGAGGCGCGCCCGCACCGCTCGTTCTGGAAGGAGCTCCCGCTCCTCATCGGCATCGCCCTGCTGCTCGCCCTGCTGATCAAGACCTTCCTGGTGCAGGCGTTCTCGATCCCGTCCGACTCGATGCAGAACACCCTGCAGCGCGGCGACCGGGTGCTCGTGGACAAGCTGACCCCGTGGTTCGGCTCCGAGCCCGAGCGCGGCGAGGTCGTGGTCTTCCACGACCCCGCGAGCTGGCTGGCCGGGGAGCCCACCCCCGAGCCCAACTTCGCGCAGCAGATCCTCAGCAAGATCGGTCTGATGCCGTCCGCGGACGAGAAGGACCTGATCAAGCGGACCATCGCCATCGGCGGTGACACGGTCGAGTGCAAGAAGGGCGGACCGGTCGTCGTCAACGGCAAGGAGCTCGACGAGCCGTACATCTACCCGGGCAACACCCCCTGCGACGACGCCCCGTTCGGCCCGATCACCGTGCCCAAGGGCAAGATCTGGGTGATGGGCGACCACCGGCAGAACTCCCAGGACTCCCGCTACCACATGCAGGACTCCACGCAGGGCTTCGTGCCGGTCGACAAGGTCGTCGGGCGGGCCGTGGTCGTGGCGTGGCCGATCACCCGCTGGGCGACCCTGCCCGTCCCGGACACCTTCGACCAGCCGGGCATCGGGAACCAGACCAAGGCGACCGCGATGGGCCTGGGGGCCGCCGGACTGGGGCCCGTCGGGCTCGGACCGACCGCGCTGGGCCTCGCCGGAGCGGTTCCGGTCGTGATGTGGCGCAGGCGGAGGCTGACCGGCGGGACTACCGGCAGGTAGGGTGCCGCCCAGGTCGTCGATCCCGAAAGTGTGGGGCGCTGCAATGGGCGGAACGCAGGCAAGCGGTACTGCAGGTATACGCGGTGGCAAGGACGGCCGCGGCGGTCTCGGCAACGTGCTGTCGGGAATCGCCGTGGCCGTCGGCTTCGTGCTCTTCCTGGGCGCCTTCGTATGGGGGGCGCTCGTCTACCAGCCGTACACGGTGCCGACAGACTCGATGGTGCCGACGGTGCAGCCCGGGGACCGGGTGCTCGCCCAGCGCATCGACGGCGGCGAGGTGCGGCGCGGCGACGTGGTCGTGTTCAGTGATGCCATGTGGAGTGACTCGCCCATGGTCAAGCGGGTCGTCGGCGTTGGCGGCGACACCGTGAAGTGCTGCGGCGCGGGCGGCACGCTCACCGTGAACGGCAAGGAACTGCAGGAGCCCTACATCGAGCACGGGCAGCCCGGCGCGGCCGGCACCGGCCAGGGCACCGCCTCCGACACGCCGTTCGAGGTGACCGTGCCCGAGGGCAACCTCTTCCTGCTGGGCGACCGGCGGTTCACCTCGCTCGACTCCCGGGCCCACCTCCAGGAGGCCGGCCAGGGCACCGTCCCCCGCTCCACGGTCCGCGCCCGGGTCGACGCCCTGGCCTGGCCCTCCATGAAGATGATCGACCGCCCCGGCACGTACGCCTCCCTGCCCGGCGGGACCTCCCGACCGGGGCCGCTGCGCCTCCAACTGGCCGCGGTGGTCGGCGGAGCCGCCCTGGTGGTCCTGGGGGCCGCCTACGGGCCCCTCGCACGGGTCCTGGGGCGCGGGCGGCGGCGGGAGCCGGCCGGTGCCCGCTGACGCGGCTGAGGCGGGCGGCCCCCGCAAGGTGTCCCGGGTGATCCTGCTGGACCCCGAGGACCGGATCCTGCTGCTGCACGGCTTCGAACCGGACGATCCCGCGGACCAGTGGTGGTTCACCCCGGGCGGCGGACTCGAAGGCGGCGAGACCCGCGAGCAGGCCGCGCTGCGGGAGCTCGCCGAGGAGACCGGGATCACGGACGTCGAACTGGGGCCGGTGCTGTGGCACCGGTACTGCTCCTTCCCGTTCGACGGGCGGCGCTGGGAGCAGGACGAGTGGTACTACCTGGCCCGCACCGCCCAGACACGGACCGACATGGGCGGGCTCACCGAGCTGGAGCGGCGCAGCGTCGCCGGTGCGAGGTGGTGGACTTCCGAGGAACTTCTCGCGGCCCGTGAGACGGTGTACCCGACCACACTCGCCGAGTTGCTCCGTACGCTGCTCGACGACGGTCCTCCGGGTGCGCCGGTGGTCCTGGCCCCGGAAATCGTTTAGGGGCGCACGGGCCTGGCGCACAATAGGGGGACGCACGGCTGAAGGGGAACATGCCATGAGCGCCGAGGACCTCGAAAAGTACGAGACCGAGATGGAGCTGAAGCTCTATCGCGAGTACCGCGACGTCGTCGGGCTGTTCAAGTACGTGATCGAGACCGAACGCCGTTTCTACCTCACGAACGACTACGAGATGCAGGTGCACTCGGTCCAGGGGGAGGTGTTCTTCGAGGTCACGATGGCCGACGCCTGGGTGTGGGACATGTACCGACCGGCCCGCTTCGTGAAGCAGGTGCGGGTGCTGACCTTCAAGGACGTGAACATCGAGGAGCTCAACAAGAGCGACCTGGAGCTGCCGGGCAGCTGACGCCCGGTTCCCCCGCCAACCGCGCACCCGATCGAGCCCGTTCGGGTCCGGTCGTGCCCGCCGCCCCGGATTCCCCCTCACGAGTGACGGGGTTGTCCACAACGCCCCCGTTGTCCACCAAGATCCACACGGTGGGCGGGACCGCGGGATCGTCGTCGGCGGAGGTGGTGCCCGATGGACGCGAAGGGCGTGGCACGGCAGGCACTGGGGCGGTACGGCGAGGAACTCGCGGCGCGGCGACTGGCGGAAGCCGGGATGACCGTGATCGCGCGGAACTGGCGCTGCCGCAGCGGGGAGATCGACATCGTCGCGCGGGACGGGGACGCCCTCGTCGTGTGCGAGGTCAAAACACGTCGGGCGGGGGATTTCGAGCATCCCATGGCCGCCGTCCGCCCCGGCAAGGTCGAGCGGCTCCGCCGCCTCGCCGGACGCTGGCTCGCCGATCACGGTGGACCGCCCCCGGGCGGGGTCCGCATCGACCTCGTCGGAGTCCTCCTGCCACGGCGCGGGGCGCCCGTCGTGGAGCACGTCCGGGGGGTGGCGTGATGGGCTTCGCACGAGCCTGCTCGGTGGCCCTGGTCGGCGTCGACGGAGTGGTGGTCGAGGTCCAGGCCGACCTGGAGCCCGGGGTTGCCGCCTTCACCTTGGTGGGCCTGCCCGACAAGACCCTGGTCGAAAGTCGGGACCGGGTCCGGGCCGCCGTCGTGAACTCGGGCGCCGCATGGCCGCAGAAGAAACTCACCGTCGGACTCAGCCCGGCCTCCGTCCCGAAATCGGGCGCCGGATTCGACCTGGCCGTCGCGGCCGCCGTACTGGGCGCCGCCGAGGTGATCGACCCCGCCGCCATCGCCGACCTCGTGCTCATCGGAGAGCTGGGGCTGGACGGCCGGGTGCGGCCGGTACGGGGCATCCTGCCCGCCGTCCTCGCAGCTGCCGACGCCGGATACCGCAACGTGGTGGTGCCGCAGCAGTGCGCCGCCGAGGCCGTGCTCGTCCCCGACGTCCGCGTGCTCGGCGTACGCAGCCTGCGCCAACTGATCGCCGT contains these protein-coding regions:
- the trmD gene encoding tRNA (guanosine(37)-N1)-methyltransferase TrmD, which encodes MRLDVVTIFPEYLEPLNVSLVGKARARGQLDVHLHDLRDWTYDRHNTVDDTPYGGGPGMVMKTEPWGEALDEALADGYEAGARGPVMVVPTPSGRPFTQELAVELSERPWLIFTPARYEGIDRRVMDEYATRMPVYEVSIGDYVLAGGEAAVLVITEAVARLLPGVLGNAESHRDDSFAPGEMANLLEGPVYTKPPGWRGRGIPDVLLSGHHGKIARWRRDEAFRRTAQHRPDLIERCEAAAFDKKDREILSILGWRPTPDGRFWRRPQAVEE
- the lepB gene encoding signal peptidase I, translated to MAVGARSGRDEGEERPDDAEREAEDGGAEARPHRSFWKELPLLIGIALLLALLIKTFLVQAFSIPSDSMQNTLQRGDRVLVDKLTPWFGSEPERGEVVVFHDPASWLAGEPTPEPNFAQQILSKIGLMPSADEKDLIKRTIAIGGDTVECKKGGPVVVNGKELDEPYIYPGNTPCDDAPFGPITVPKGKIWVMGDHRQNSQDSRYHMQDSTQGFVPVDKVVGRAVVVAWPITRWATLPVPDTFDQPGIGNQTKATAMGLGAAGLGPVGLGPTALGLAGAVPVVMWRRRRLTGGTTGR
- the lepB gene encoding signal peptidase I; translation: MREPGSRRGTKAQPVAAEGGGRAERRRLARRVKRRRRTRRVGEVPLLIVVALCIALVLKTFLVQAFFIPSGSMEQTIQIGDRVLVDKLTPWFGSKVERGDVVVFKDPGGWLKGEAARPAADPVGVKQIKETLTFIGLLPSADEQDLIKRVIGVGGDTVACCDAKGRVTVNGTPLDEPYVNPGNAPSEIRFEVKVPPGRLFVMGDHRANSADSRFHLDEAFNGTIGEDGVVGQAVVIAWPFDHWRKLEQPATFRTVPDPARGGRRGRRRRRHGPPFA
- the lepB gene encoding signal peptidase I codes for the protein MGGTQASGTAGIRGGKDGRGGLGNVLSGIAVAVGFVLFLGAFVWGALVYQPYTVPTDSMVPTVQPGDRVLAQRIDGGEVRRGDVVVFSDAMWSDSPMVKRVVGVGGDTVKCCGAGGTLTVNGKELQEPYIEHGQPGAAGTGQGTASDTPFEVTVPEGNLFLLGDRRFTSLDSRAHLQEAGQGTVPRSTVRARVDALAWPSMKMIDRPGTYASLPGGTSRPGPLRLQLAAVVGGAALVVLGAAYGPLARVLGRGRRREPAGAR
- the lepB gene encoding signal peptidase I encodes the protein MDTEAELTQRGHSSPETGEGRPRFALRGRRALPGWRVFLTWRGAAVLGVLCTTFLLLLSNFVVQPFLIPSRSMEPTLQVGDRVLVNKLAYRSGNQPKRGDVVVFDGTGSFVPEHADGNPIGEALAGAASALGIGEPSETDFVKRVVGVGGDDVVCCDAGGRIKVNGVPVQEPYLFPGDTPSKVPFRIVVPVGTLWVMGDHRSQSRDSRDHLGEPGGGMVPVDKVIGRADWIGWPASRWGSHG
- a CDS encoding YraN family protein; the protein is MDAKGVARQALGRYGEELAARRLAEAGMTVIARNWRCRSGEIDIVARDGDALVVCEVKTRRAGDFEHPMAAVRPGKVERLRRLAGRWLADHGGPPPGGVRIDLVGVLLPRRGAPVVEHVRGVA
- the rimM gene encoding ribosome maturation factor RimM (Essential for efficient processing of 16S rRNA) — encoded protein: MQLVVARIGRAHGIKGEVTVEVRTDEPELRLSPGAVLRTEPASTGPLTIETGRVHSGRLLLRFEGVKDRTGAEALRNTLLIAEVDPSELPEEEDEYYDHQLMDLDVVLEDGTEIGRITEISHLPSQDLFIVERPDGTEVMIPFVEEIVAEIDLEEQRCVITPPPGLIDDRAEIVSTRDNGAEAGEEA
- a CDS encoding DUF2469 domain-containing protein gives rise to the protein MSAEDLEKYETEMELKLYREYRDVVGLFKYVIETERRFYLTNDYEMQVHSVQGEVFFEVTMADAWVWDMYRPARFVKQVRVLTFKDVNIEELNKSDLELPGS
- a CDS encoding NUDIX hydrolase → MPADAAEAGGPRKVSRVILLDPEDRILLLHGFEPDDPADQWWFTPGGGLEGGETREQAALRELAEETGITDVELGPVLWHRYCSFPFDGRRWEQDEWYYLARTAQTRTDMGGLTELERRSVAGARWWTSEELLAARETVYPTTLAELLRTLLDDGPPGAPVVLAPEIV
- the rplS gene encoding 50S ribosomal protein L19; amino-acid sequence: MSHLLDGVNAASIRSDVPAFRPGDTINVHVRVIEGSRSRIQQFKGVVIRRQGSGVSETFTVRKVSFSVGVERTFPVNSPIFEKIELVTRGDVRRAKLYFLRELRGKAAKIKEKRDR